One window of the Thunnus albacares chromosome 3, fThuAlb1.1, whole genome shotgun sequence genome contains the following:
- the LOC122979857 gene encoding vasorin-like isoform X1, giving the protein MHFKSFRPDITMLTYILLFFASSGLVSSFECPADCSCQPQDSIFCIQRRSSTVPRVPTSTRNLYIFQNGIDTLAQDDFRGLGELELLDLSQNELAEVPDGVFEMLSKLKNLDLSSNHITHISKESFSGLVQLERLYLHANHIQSIHMEAFDGLEMLLELKLQGNQLTSLPSLNFPNLLLLDLSNNNIPTLGPSDLQTPHLEALKVASLGLISVNEDLIASLGNLHDLDISNNQLTEVPQALKQDSLKGLIKLSLAANSLGELKKEDFQKLNGLQELDLSGLNLQGFPHGFFQTFPRLTLLTAAENPFNCLCPLAWFPVWLKERSVSLGRPEETRCHFPLVNAGKKLSALEHKDFGCPPTTTLMIASPIGSTPVPQMPTTSPEATHTNAIPPPPPPSEETLSSQTDSYPLPPEPPVSPSSTSGEYEQHICPANICLNGGTCNFDPLGQLGCLCPSGTSGLYCENVDEVPEPPKPSATEVSVVAPEIPAELDAISSRQVTSTSILLDLHRFIETRPHIRGIRLTYRNLSGPDRRPIILSVPASYPEYTLRGLRPNCTYSVCATPLGERMNSRVNSSVETGSCTEARTAGVPLTSSEPRVETQSQLTYTLIPALAALALVLGLAVVVGTIICLRKRRQAKAGMELELGPADPDPMELEGVKACLENGGNGTLPHKQPEIDRCHTPQPPPSLQQNGGLDYEVPLMQGHCPSNNNLASLKPSYF; this is encoded by the exons ATGCATTTTAAG AGTTTCAGGCCCGACATCACCATGCTGACTTATATCCTTCTCTTCTTTGCCTCATCTGGTCTGGTGTCATCCTTTGAGTGCCCAGCAGACTGTTCCTGTCAACCCCAGGACTCAATATTCTGTATTCAGCGACGGTCCAGCACTGTGCCCCGCGTCCCCACCAGCACCCGAAATCTCTACATCTTCCAAAATGGCATTGATACTTTGGCCCAAGATGACTTCAGAGGTCTGGGGGAGTTGGAGTTGTTAGATCTGAGCCAGAATGAGCTGGCAGAGGTTCCAGATGGTGTGTTTGAGATGCTGTCAAAGCTGAAGAACTTAGACCTGTCATCTAACCACATCACCCATATTTCCAAAGAAAGTTTTTCTGGATTGGTCCAACTGGAGAGGCTGTATCTCCATGCAAATCACATCCAGAGCATCCATATGGAAGCTTTTGATGGCTTAGAGATGCTACTGGAACTCAAGCTCCAAGGGAACCAGCTCACCTCACTGCCATCTCTTAATTTCCCCAATCTTCTGCTTCTAGATCTCAGCAACAATAACATCCCAACCCTGGGACCATCAGACCTCCAGACTCCCCACTTGGAAGCCCTTAAGGTGGCCTCTTTGGGGCTTATCTCTGTGAATGAGGATCTCATAGCCTCCCTAGGGAACCTCCATGACCTCGACATCTCCAACAACCAGTTAACTGAGGTGCCTCAGGCCCTAAAGCAGGACTCCCTCAAGGGATTGATCAAGCTTAGCCTGGCTGCCAACTCGTTGGGTGAGCTCAAGAAGGAGGACTTCCAGAAACTGAATGGGCTCCAAGAGCTGGACCTCAGTGGACTTAATCTCCAGGGATTTCCTCACGGTTTCTTCCAGACCTTCCCCAGATTGACActtctgacagcagctgagaaCCCATTCAATTGCTTGTGTCCATTAGCCTGGTTCCCTGTCTGGCTAAAAGAGAGGAGTGTGAGTCTTGGGAGACCTGAGGAAACTAGATGCCACTTCCCCCTAGTTAATGCTGGGAAGAAGCTTTCAGCACTGGAGCACAAAGACTTTGGGTGTCCACCTACCACAACATTGATGATTGCCTCCCCCATTGGGAGTACTCCTGTTCCCCAGATGCCAACCACATCTCCAGAAGCCACACATACCAATGCcattcctcctccacctccacccagTGAGGAAACCCTCTCCTCACAAACAGACAGCTACCCCCTTCCACCAGAACCTCCAGTTTCCCCTAGCTCTACCAGTGGGGAATATGAGCAGCACATCTGTCCAGCAAACATCTGTCTCAATGGGGGCACTTGTAATTTTGACCCGTTGGGGCAACTGGGCTGCCTGTGTCCCTCAGGAACCTCGGGCCTATACTGTGAAAATGTGGATGAGGTTCCTGAGCCACCAAAACCTTCAGCAACAGAAGTGTCTGTGGTCGCCCCTGAGATACCTGCTGAGCTTGATGCCATCAGCTCACGCCAGGTGACCTCCACATCTATCCTTCTTGACTTGCACCGCTTCATCGAGACACGGCCACACATCCGTGGCATCAGGCTGACCTACCGTAACCTCTCAGGCCCTGACCGCCGTCCCATTATTCTGAGTGTGCCGGCATCCTACCCTGAGTATACTTTGCGTGGTTTGAGACCTAACTGCACCTATTCAGTCTGTGCCACTCCCCTGGGTGAGAGAATGAATTCAAGGGTCAACAGCTCTGTAGAAACTGGGTCATGTACAGAGGCTCGCACCGCAGGGGTTCCACTGACATCCTCAGAGCCCAGGGTGGAGACACAGAGCCAGCTCACATACACTCTCATACCCGCCCTGGCTGCCCTGGCACTGGTGCTGGGGTTGGCTGTGGTGGTTGGTACAATCATCTGTTTGCGTAAGAGGAGGCAGGCCAAGGCAGGAATGGAACTGGAGCTGGGCCCTGCTGATCCTGATCCCATGGAACTGGAGGGGGTCAAGGCCTGCCTGGAGAACGGGGGAAATGGTACGCTACCCCACAAACAGCCTGAGATTGATCGTTGTCATACTCCTCAGCCACCTCCATCCTTGCAACAAAATGGGGGTTTGGACTATGAAGTACCTTTGATGCAAGGACATTGCCCATCAAATAATAATCTAGCATCCCTAAAGCCATCTTATTTCTAA
- the LOC122979857 gene encoding vasorin-like isoform X2, translating into MLTYILLFFASSGLVSSFECPADCSCQPQDSIFCIQRRSSTVPRVPTSTRNLYIFQNGIDTLAQDDFRGLGELELLDLSQNELAEVPDGVFEMLSKLKNLDLSSNHITHISKESFSGLVQLERLYLHANHIQSIHMEAFDGLEMLLELKLQGNQLTSLPSLNFPNLLLLDLSNNNIPTLGPSDLQTPHLEALKVASLGLISVNEDLIASLGNLHDLDISNNQLTEVPQALKQDSLKGLIKLSLAANSLGELKKEDFQKLNGLQELDLSGLNLQGFPHGFFQTFPRLTLLTAAENPFNCLCPLAWFPVWLKERSVSLGRPEETRCHFPLVNAGKKLSALEHKDFGCPPTTTLMIASPIGSTPVPQMPTTSPEATHTNAIPPPPPPSEETLSSQTDSYPLPPEPPVSPSSTSGEYEQHICPANICLNGGTCNFDPLGQLGCLCPSGTSGLYCENVDEVPEPPKPSATEVSVVAPEIPAELDAISSRQVTSTSILLDLHRFIETRPHIRGIRLTYRNLSGPDRRPIILSVPASYPEYTLRGLRPNCTYSVCATPLGERMNSRVNSSVETGSCTEARTAGVPLTSSEPRVETQSQLTYTLIPALAALALVLGLAVVVGTIICLRKRRQAKAGMELELGPADPDPMELEGVKACLENGGNGTLPHKQPEIDRCHTPQPPPSLQQNGGLDYEVPLMQGHCPSNNNLASLKPSYF; encoded by the coding sequence ATGCTGACTTATATCCTTCTCTTCTTTGCCTCATCTGGTCTGGTGTCATCCTTTGAGTGCCCAGCAGACTGTTCCTGTCAACCCCAGGACTCAATATTCTGTATTCAGCGACGGTCCAGCACTGTGCCCCGCGTCCCCACCAGCACCCGAAATCTCTACATCTTCCAAAATGGCATTGATACTTTGGCCCAAGATGACTTCAGAGGTCTGGGGGAGTTGGAGTTGTTAGATCTGAGCCAGAATGAGCTGGCAGAGGTTCCAGATGGTGTGTTTGAGATGCTGTCAAAGCTGAAGAACTTAGACCTGTCATCTAACCACATCACCCATATTTCCAAAGAAAGTTTTTCTGGATTGGTCCAACTGGAGAGGCTGTATCTCCATGCAAATCACATCCAGAGCATCCATATGGAAGCTTTTGATGGCTTAGAGATGCTACTGGAACTCAAGCTCCAAGGGAACCAGCTCACCTCACTGCCATCTCTTAATTTCCCCAATCTTCTGCTTCTAGATCTCAGCAACAATAACATCCCAACCCTGGGACCATCAGACCTCCAGACTCCCCACTTGGAAGCCCTTAAGGTGGCCTCTTTGGGGCTTATCTCTGTGAATGAGGATCTCATAGCCTCCCTAGGGAACCTCCATGACCTCGACATCTCCAACAACCAGTTAACTGAGGTGCCTCAGGCCCTAAAGCAGGACTCCCTCAAGGGATTGATCAAGCTTAGCCTGGCTGCCAACTCGTTGGGTGAGCTCAAGAAGGAGGACTTCCAGAAACTGAATGGGCTCCAAGAGCTGGACCTCAGTGGACTTAATCTCCAGGGATTTCCTCACGGTTTCTTCCAGACCTTCCCCAGATTGACActtctgacagcagctgagaaCCCATTCAATTGCTTGTGTCCATTAGCCTGGTTCCCTGTCTGGCTAAAAGAGAGGAGTGTGAGTCTTGGGAGACCTGAGGAAACTAGATGCCACTTCCCCCTAGTTAATGCTGGGAAGAAGCTTTCAGCACTGGAGCACAAAGACTTTGGGTGTCCACCTACCACAACATTGATGATTGCCTCCCCCATTGGGAGTACTCCTGTTCCCCAGATGCCAACCACATCTCCAGAAGCCACACATACCAATGCcattcctcctccacctccacccagTGAGGAAACCCTCTCCTCACAAACAGACAGCTACCCCCTTCCACCAGAACCTCCAGTTTCCCCTAGCTCTACCAGTGGGGAATATGAGCAGCACATCTGTCCAGCAAACATCTGTCTCAATGGGGGCACTTGTAATTTTGACCCGTTGGGGCAACTGGGCTGCCTGTGTCCCTCAGGAACCTCGGGCCTATACTGTGAAAATGTGGATGAGGTTCCTGAGCCACCAAAACCTTCAGCAACAGAAGTGTCTGTGGTCGCCCCTGAGATACCTGCTGAGCTTGATGCCATCAGCTCACGCCAGGTGACCTCCACATCTATCCTTCTTGACTTGCACCGCTTCATCGAGACACGGCCACACATCCGTGGCATCAGGCTGACCTACCGTAACCTCTCAGGCCCTGACCGCCGTCCCATTATTCTGAGTGTGCCGGCATCCTACCCTGAGTATACTTTGCGTGGTTTGAGACCTAACTGCACCTATTCAGTCTGTGCCACTCCCCTGGGTGAGAGAATGAATTCAAGGGTCAACAGCTCTGTAGAAACTGGGTCATGTACAGAGGCTCGCACCGCAGGGGTTCCACTGACATCCTCAGAGCCCAGGGTGGAGACACAGAGCCAGCTCACATACACTCTCATACCCGCCCTGGCTGCCCTGGCACTGGTGCTGGGGTTGGCTGTGGTGGTTGGTACAATCATCTGTTTGCGTAAGAGGAGGCAGGCCAAGGCAGGAATGGAACTGGAGCTGGGCCCTGCTGATCCTGATCCCATGGAACTGGAGGGGGTCAAGGCCTGCCTGGAGAACGGGGGAAATGGTACGCTACCCCACAAACAGCCTGAGATTGATCGTTGTCATACTCCTCAGCCACCTCCATCCTTGCAACAAAATGGGGGTTTGGACTATGAAGTACCTTTGATGCAAGGACATTGCCCATCAAATAATAATCTAGCATCCCTAAAGCCATCTTATTTCTAA